The following are encoded together in the Thunnus maccoyii chromosome 18, fThuMac1.1, whole genome shotgun sequence genome:
- the cln3 gene encoding battenin, whose protein sequence is MEQTASVNADPAQSSDSNGRWRNWTGFWLLGLCNNFAYVVMLSAAHDILKKQQSENVTTSTSTTTFAVDFQGGNSSNSSRYDCNPVSTAAVLLADILPTLLIKLFAPFVIHKLPYGFRVLFCVIVAATSFLLVSFSSTAWMSILGVIFASISSGLGELSFLSLTVFYSRDVLGGWGSGTGGAGVAGALLYSGLTQAGLSPQITLLIMLVVPFAMLISYFVLLVPPASLPQWRSRETEHAAVGSEERERLMEGSEEEEQDKSTQEAGSTGPLTLKDKLHVIRGLLKFVFPLGLVYFAEYFINQGLMELLYFPKFFLSHAEQYRWYQTLYQVGVLVSRSSLCCVKIRKLWALALLQVVNAVLLLFAVRYQFLPSAWLVFAIILYEGLLGGAAYVNTFYFISKETEDRQREFAMAAASVGDSLGIALAGMAAFPVHRYFCSL, encoded by the exons ATGGAGCAGACAGCCAGCGTTAACGCAGATCCTGCTCAAAGCTCCGACAGTAATG GTCGTTGGCGCAACTGGACTGGCTTTTG GCTCCTCGGATTGTGCAACAACTTTGCTTATGTGGTAATGCTGAGCGCCGCCCATGATATccttaaaaaacaacagtcagaaaatGTCACAACATCT ACTTCAACAACCACATTTGCTGTGGACTTCCAAGGTGGAAACAGTAGCAACAGTAGCCGCTATGACTGCAATCCTGTCTCTACTGCG GCTGTGCTGTTAGCCGACATCCTCCCAACACTCCTCATCAAGCTGTTCGCTCCCTTTGTAATCCACAAACTGCCTTATGG TTTCCGAGTGTTGTTCTGTGTCATCGTGGCAGCAACAAGTTTTCTCCTCGTGTCCTTCTCTTCGACTGCGTGGATGAGCATTCTAG GAGTGATCTTTGCCAGTATCAGCTCTGGACTGGGAGAACTGTCCTTCCTCTCGCTCACGGTCTTCTACAGCAG AGATGTACTGGGAGGCTGGGGCTCAGGTACTGGTGGTGCCGGTGTTGCTGGAGCCCTCCTCTACTCGGGCCTCACCCAAGCCGGCCTGTCACCCCAGATTACACTTCTCATCATGCTTGTGGTCCCGTTTGCTATGTTGATTAG CTATTTTGTCCTGCTGGTTCCTCCAGCTTCATTACCTCAGTggagaagcagagagacagaacatGCAGCTGTGGgctcagaggagagagagcggCTGATGGAAGgatcagaggaagaggagcaggacaAATCAACCCAAG AGGCCGGCAGTACTGGACCTCTCACCCTCAAAGACAAGCTGCATGTCATCAGA GGCTTGCTGaagtttgtgtttcctctggGCCTGGTCTATTTTGCTGAATACTTCATTAACCAGGGCTTG ATGGAACTCCTGTATTTCCCAAAGTTTTTCCTGTCCCATGCAGAGCAGTATCGCTG GTATCAGACGCTGTATCAGGTCGGTGTGCTCGTGTCTCGATCCTCCCTGTGCTGCGTGAAGATCAGGAAACTGTGGGCTCTCGCTTTGCTACAG GTGGTGAATGCAGTGCTGCTTCTGTTCGCAGTGCGTTACCAGTTCCTGCCCAGTGCCTGGTTGGTGTTTGCTATAATCCTCTATGAGGGTCTGCTGGGTGGAGCTGCATATGTCAACACCTTCTACTTCATCAGCAAGGAG actgaagacagacagagggagttTGCCATGGCCGCTGCCAGTGTAGGAGACAGTCTGGGTATAGCCCTGGCTGGAATGGCTGCTTTCCCTGTCCACAGATACTTCTGTTCTCTATGA